One Synechococcus sp. CC9605 genomic window carries:
- a CDS encoding nuclear transport factor 2 family protein translates to MLHPPLDAEQIRALFTKPYGTAGPTAAQWKAVYADDVHFTDPTQERQGVDAYILAQDGLMQRCDDVFLETESVVVNGETAFVEWRMGLKIKGIEFIYPGATRLSFNPDGKIGDHRDYFDFVGPTFAPVPVIGGLVRWLYKRFVA, encoded by the coding sequence ATGCTTCACCCCCCGCTGGACGCCGAACAGATCCGTGCCCTGTTCACCAAGCCCTACGGCACTGCTGGCCCCACAGCTGCGCAATGGAAGGCCGTCTACGCCGACGACGTGCACTTCACCGATCCAACCCAGGAACGGCAGGGGGTCGACGCCTACATCCTTGCCCAGGACGGTCTGATGCAGCGCTGTGATGACGTTTTCCTGGAAACGGAGTCGGTGGTGGTGAATGGTGAAACAGCCTTTGTTGAATGGCGCATGGGACTCAAGATCAAAGGAATTGAGTTCATCTACCCGGGAGCGACCCGACTCAGCTTCAATCCAGACGGAAAGATCGGAGACCACCGCGATTACTTCGATTTTGTCGGCCCCACGTTTGCTCCGGTGCCCGTGATTGGTGGACTGGTGCGGTGGCTCTACAAACGCTTCGTTGCCTGA
- a CDS encoding ATP-binding protein: MPEPRPQGHLLIGPPGSGKSTLAAILAPLLSAEVISTDALREQLWGDANVQSPWSELEPHLHGAIDRAIADGDNVLVDATHAQRDWRQRLMHRSMGGQHAEWTGWWLQTPLDQCLVWNRSRQRSVQETVIRAMHFRLSSRPDRPELSEGFTGLIRLNPAGSHLNTQIHRALNTILGPSP, translated from the coding sequence TTGCCTGAACCACGGCCCCAGGGCCATCTGTTGATCGGCCCACCGGGCAGCGGAAAGTCCACCCTCGCGGCGATCCTCGCTCCGCTTCTCTCTGCAGAAGTGATCTCCACTGACGCTTTGAGAGAGCAGCTGTGGGGGGACGCGAATGTCCAGAGCCCTTGGTCTGAATTGGAGCCCCACCTGCATGGGGCCATCGACCGCGCCATTGCTGATGGCGACAACGTGCTTGTGGATGCAACCCATGCGCAGCGGGACTGGCGCCAACGGTTGATGCACCGAAGCATGGGGGGCCAACACGCTGAATGGACCGGCTGGTGGTTGCAGACACCGTTGGATCAGTGCCTGGTCTGGAACCGCTCCCGTCAACGATCCGTTCAAGAAACCGTGATTCGTGCGATGCACTTCAGGCTGAGCAGTCGCCCTGACAGGCCCGAACTCAGCGAAGGATTCACAGGCTTGATTCGCCTCAATCCCGCCGGCTCACACCTGAACACTCAGATCCACAGGGCCCTCAATACCATCCTTGGTCCCTCGCCATGA
- a CDS encoding YcjF family protein, which produces MKLPASWPDLVMPPSSLLRPLALAGAGLLAGQWLISDVMHVPGGGLGLLAAGGVVIWLGRKPSQPRFTAPVSLDGWLTRCQQVLDQFAHFEQQPSADLARRAELKSVLERSGPVRMAMVALGGSQGPKEADLSSSLAGPTPLTLSLCHPLTTDDGSRCWPSGLLDQDLILFSLQAPLLASDLLWLQQVPEDQPAWLLLATEAENASTDAVAAVRDDLPPRWRERILVQEPSMQLRTALAPLRRSLKQAAVETRPRLLAELHRRWQRDLESLRRERFLQIQQRTQWVVAGSVMASPIASLDLLAVAVANGLMIKEMGEIWGTSLQPDVLREAAAQLARVALAQGVVEWTGQTLLGLAKLDGGSWLIAGSMQALSAAYLTRVVGRSMADWLAINAGVDELDLVALKQQAPLLVARAAEQERVNWNGFVQQSRDWLLHATS; this is translated from the coding sequence TTGAAACTCCCGGCTTCATGGCCAGACCTGGTGATGCCACCGTCGTCGCTGCTGCGGCCGTTGGCTCTGGCTGGAGCTGGCCTGCTTGCTGGACAGTGGCTGATCAGTGATGTGATGCACGTTCCCGGCGGGGGGCTGGGGCTGCTGGCAGCCGGTGGCGTGGTGATCTGGCTTGGCCGCAAGCCCAGCCAACCTCGGTTCACTGCACCGGTCTCACTGGATGGCTGGCTGACTCGATGTCAGCAGGTGCTGGATCAGTTCGCACATTTCGAGCAGCAACCCTCTGCGGATCTGGCCCGTCGCGCTGAGCTGAAGTCGGTGCTGGAGCGCAGCGGTCCTGTGCGAATGGCAATGGTTGCCTTGGGAGGCTCCCAGGGTCCGAAGGAAGCAGACCTCAGCAGCTCTCTTGCTGGACCGACGCCATTGACGCTGTCGCTCTGCCATCCCCTGACCACCGACGACGGCAGCCGTTGCTGGCCCAGCGGCTTGCTGGATCAGGATCTGATCTTGTTCAGCCTGCAGGCGCCACTGCTGGCCTCAGATCTGCTCTGGCTTCAGCAGGTGCCGGAGGATCAGCCGGCCTGGTTGCTTTTGGCGACTGAAGCTGAGAACGCATCCACCGACGCTGTTGCTGCTGTTCGGGATGACCTTCCCCCGCGCTGGCGCGAGCGAATCCTGGTTCAGGAGCCGTCGATGCAGCTGCGCACCGCCCTTGCGCCGCTGCGCCGTTCGCTCAAACAGGCTGCAGTTGAGACGCGGCCGCGGCTGTTGGCGGAACTGCACCGGCGTTGGCAGCGGGACCTCGAATCGCTGCGGCGGGAACGCTTTCTGCAGATCCAGCAGCGCACCCAGTGGGTGGTGGCTGGGTCTGTGATGGCCTCCCCCATTGCCAGCCTGGATCTCCTCGCCGTCGCCGTCGCGAACGGTTTGATGATCAAGGAGATGGGAGAGATCTGGGGGACGTCACTGCAGCCCGATGTGCTGAGGGAGGCGGCGGCACAGCTGGCTCGGGTGGCCCTCGCCCAGGGCGTGGTGGAGTGGACCGGTCAGACCTTGCTTGGACTGGCCAAGCTCGACGGGGGCAGCTGGCTGATCGCTGGCTCGATGCAGGCGCTCAGCGCTGCTTACCTCACCCGGGTGGTGGGCCGATCCATGGCGGATTGGCTGGCGATCAATGCCGGTGTGGATGAGCTCGATCTTGTGGCCCTGAAGCAGCAGGCACCGTTGCTGGTGGCTCGGGCTGCAGAGCAGGAACGGGTGAACTGGAACGGCTTCGTTCAGCAATCCCGCGACTGGTTGCTTCATGCAACTTCATGA
- the psbA gene encoding photosystem II q(b) protein, with amino-acid sequence MSTAIRSGRQSNWEAFCQWVTDTNNRIYVGWFGVLMIPCLLAATICFTIAFIAAPPVDIDGIREPVAGSLIYGNNIISGAVIPSSNAIGLHFYPIWEAASLDEWLYNGGPYQLVCFHFLIGISAYMGRQWELSYRLGMRPWICVAYSAPLSAAMAVFLVYPFGQGSFSDGMPLGISGTFNFMLVFQAEHNILMHPFHMLGVAGVFGGSLFSAMHGSLVTSSLVRETTEAESQNYGYKFGQEEETYNIVAAHGYFGRLIFQYASFNNSRSLHFFLGAWPVVGIWFTSMGISTMAFNLNGFNFNQSILDSQGRVLNTWADVLNRANLGMEVQHERNAHNFPLDLAAAESTPVALQAPAIG; translated from the coding sequence ATGTCCACCGCAATTCGCAGCGGACGCCAGAGCAATTGGGAAGCCTTTTGTCAGTGGGTGACCGACACCAACAACCGCATCTATGTGGGTTGGTTCGGCGTGCTGATGATTCCCTGCCTCCTGGCGGCCACCATCTGCTTCACCATTGCTTTTATCGCCGCTCCCCCGGTTGATATCGATGGCATCCGTGAGCCCGTCGCTGGCTCCCTGATCTACGGCAACAACATCATCTCTGGTGCTGTTATTCCGTCTTCCAACGCCATCGGCCTGCACTTCTACCCCATCTGGGAAGCTGCTTCCCTCGATGAGTGGCTGTACAACGGCGGCCCTTATCAGTTGGTTTGCTTCCACTTCCTGATCGGCATTTCCGCCTACATGGGTCGTCAGTGGGAACTCTCCTACCGCCTGGGCATGCGCCCCTGGATCTGCGTCGCTTACAGCGCTCCGCTGTCTGCAGCGATGGCTGTTTTCCTGGTGTACCCCTTCGGTCAGGGTTCTTTCTCTGATGGCATGCCCCTGGGCATCTCTGGCACCTTCAACTTCATGTTGGTGTTCCAGGCCGAGCACAACATCCTGATGCACCCCTTCCACATGCTGGGCGTCGCAGGTGTTTTCGGCGGCAGCTTGTTCTCCGCCATGCACGGCTCCCTGGTGACTTCCTCCCTGGTGCGTGAAACCACCGAGGCCGAGTCCCAGAACTACGGCTACAAGTTCGGCCAAGAGGAAGAGACCTACAACATCGTGGCTGCCCACGGTTACTTCGGTCGCCTGATCTTCCAATACGCCTCCTTCAACAACAGCCGTAGCCTTCACTTCTTCCTGGGTGCCTGGCCTGTTGTCGGCATCTGGTTCACGTCCATGGGCATCAGCACCATGGCCTTCAACCTGAACGGCTTCAACTTCAACCAGTCGATCCTGGATAGTCAGGGCCGCGTCCTGAACACCTGGGCTGATGTGCTGAACCGCGCCAACCTCGGCATGGAAGTGCAGCACGAGCGCAACGCTCACAACTTCCCCCTCGACCTGGCTGCTGCTGAGTCCACTCCTGTGGCTCTGCAGGCTCCTGCCATCGGTTGA
- a CDS encoding galactose oxidase produces MGSGQLRPSRCLMVCLTCQHFQHTLAEAGVTQPACAHHQQRIPQGAHLTHRCHQWMQRLEKEIGWCPEGA; encoded by the coding sequence ATGGGATCAGGACAGCTCCGACCCAGCCGGTGCCTGATGGTGTGCCTCACCTGCCAGCACTTTCAGCACACCCTTGCTGAGGCAGGGGTCACCCAGCCGGCCTGCGCACACCACCAACAGCGCATCCCCCAAGGGGCACACCTCACCCACCGCTGCCACCAATGGATGCAACGGCTGGAGAAGGAGATCGGCTGGTGCCCTGAAGGAGCCTGA